AAATTCCGGCAATCATCGGCACTGTAGCTTTCGATGTTTTTCCAGCATTACTGGCTGCTGCCTTGTTAGGGAGTGGAGCAGGTGCCATTGTTGGTGCGTTAGGGCATTTGTTATCTGCCTTAATCGCAGGTTTTCCATTAGGACCGATGCATGGTTTAATAGCAATCGAAATGGCAGTTCTTGTCTATATTTTTGGTGTTCTTTATAAAAAGAATAAAAAGGTTATTGCGAGTATTCTATTTATCCTTGCAAATGCATTTGCTGCCCCATTGCCGTTTATTTTTTTAATGAATATAGCATTTTATGTCGCAATCGTTCCGTCATTATTAATCGGATCAATAATCAATGCAGTCATCGCTTTGGTGGCAATTCCACGGCTAAAATCGTTGGTCAAACAAGATATAATTAAAAGAGATGTAAAGTTATGAGAGATATCATCACAATCCCGTTAAATAATGAAGAATCGCTTATCATCGCGAGTGATAATAGTGGTGGTATTGGAATGAAAGAACATGATCTTATTCAGGTCTCCTACGAAACAGTCGCGTATTATGCATTTAGAGTAGCAGCAATGGAATGTATCGCAGCAGGGGGGGAGCTAGTTTCAGTAGTTCTTCATAATTTTTGTGGAGATGACTCATGGAGTGAACTCGTAAATGGAATTCAAAAAGGATTGGCAGAATTGAACCTAGGGAATATACCTATCACTGGCAGTACAGAGAGTAATTTCCATCTGAAACAATCTGCGGTTGGTTTAGTAGTACTAGGAAAAAAGCCTTTTGATAAAATAACAGAGAAGATTTTTTCAAATGATCTTAACTTTGCCGTAATCGGTAAGCCTCTTGTTGGGAATGAAGTGATGGATCATGCGCACGAGGTTGTACCTTTATCGACTTTCCGGAAAGTCTCTAACCTTCAGGATATTATGGTTTGGCCCGTCGGTTCAAAAGGAATCCTAGCAGAGTTCAATCAGATGTTTCCTTCTAAAGAATTTACAAAGGAAATGCTTGGAGCGGATCTTGACGTATTAAAATCATCGGGACCGGCAACTTGCTTTATTATTGCCTTTGAACAAGATCAAGAAGAGGCTATAAAAAAAATAGCAGCAGCGTTTTACCATTCCATTACAGTTAAATAAAATAGCACGCCGTTGTGGCGTGCTATTCTTTTATTCCTTGAAGTTTTTGGATAACCGTATCAATGCCTTTTCCGATTGAAATCATCGCATCTTCAAAACCTTTTTTCCATACTGGGGCCTGTTCTTGAATCTTTTCACCGAGCTTTTGGGCATTTTGATTTAATTCTTTTTTGATTTTTTCTGCCTGCTCTTTTATCTCTTCTCTTGTCTGTGTTTTACCAGCTAATTGGTCATTAATCGAAACGACATCAAACGTTTCACTTTGTATATGAGGGATGGATGATTTCATGATTTCTTTGAAAATCGGGACAACATTTCCAGAACCGCTGCTTGGTAGATAATGTTGTCGATCGGTTTGGTCATATCCTATCCATATCGCTGCGACTAAATTAGGTGTGTAACCAACCATCCATTGATCTTTCGTCCCGTTTATATCATTAAAGGGAAGCTGGGTGGAACCTGTTTTTCCAGCTATCTGAACATCAGGAATACGTGCGTTTTTGCCAGTTCCAGATTCTACAACATTAAGAAGCATAGCTGTCATCTTATCAGCATTCTCCTTTGAAGTTACCTTTGTGGTTTCCGGTTCCCGTTCCGCAATGATATTTCCAGTAGGACCTACTATTTTGGTAATAAGATGGCTGTCTTGTCGCTTACCGCCATTTGGAAATGCAGAGAATGCATTTGCTAATTGAAGCGGAGATACTCCTTTGTTCATTCCCCCTAATGCAATCGCAAGGTGTTTATCCTCTTTTTCGACTGGCAATCCAAAGGCTTTAAGCTTGTCTAATCCTTTCTCGAGACCAATTTCATTTAAGAGCCAGACGGCTGGGACATTTAACGAGTCTTCCAAAGCTTTATACATCTGAA
This Neobacillus sp. YX16 DNA region includes the following protein-coding sequences:
- a CDS encoding ATP-binding protein, with product MRDIITIPLNNEESLIIASDNSGGIGMKEHDLIQVSYETVAYYAFRVAAMECIAAGGELVSVVLHNFCGDDSWSELVNGIQKGLAELNLGNIPITGSTESNFHLKQSAVGLVVLGKKPFDKITEKIFSNDLNFAVIGKPLVGNEVMDHAHEVVPLSTFRKVSNLQDIMVWPVGSKGILAEFNQMFPSKEFTKEMLGADLDVLKSSGPATCFIIAFEQDQEEAIKKIAAAFYHSITVK
- a CDS encoding ECF transporter S component, with the translated sequence MKSRMLILLALFSALSAVGAAIKIPAIIGTVAFDVFPALLAAALLGSGAGAIVGALGHLLSALIAGFPLGPMHGLIAIEMAVLVYIFGVLYKKNKKVIASILFILANAFAAPLPFIFLMNIAFYVAIVPSLLIGSIINAVIALVAIPRLKSLVKQDIIKRDVKL